The stretch of DNA TCGGGACGGCGGCGAGGTAGTAACGACGTTCGCGGGGGAAGAGACCGGGGCGCATGAACAGGTACGTCTCGTAGACGGCGACCGGGAGGCCGACAACGAAGCCGGCCAGCGCCGCCACCTTGAGTTCGGTGACGACGAGTTCGAGCGGCCCGTAGAGACGCGGCCGCCGGTCCGTGATAGCCTCCGCGCCGGGGATGTGGGAGTTCCAGAGAAAGTTGATCAACTGGTCGGCGACCGGAAACACCGCGAGGCCGACGACGCCGCCGACGACCAGTACGACCGCCAGCCGGCGCACCATCTCCTCGATGTGGGCGGCGAGCGGCATCTCCTCGTCCGTGGCCGGCCCCTCGCCGACCAACCCCTCGTCGACGGCGCCGGCGGTATCGCCGTCGGCCGCGGTGAGGTCCGGCCCCGTCGCCGCGTCACCGACCGACTGGGCGGGGTCGTCGACGGACGCCGCCTCGGCGTCGGCGCCGGCGCTGGCGTCGGTTCCGACGACCGACTCGTCGTCCGTTTCGACGACCGACTCCGCGGCGGCGTCGGTTTCGACGACCGACTCGTCCTCGTTCGCCACGCGCCGGTGCCGTGGCGCCGTGGAGTCACGCATCTCCCGACCGGTCCGGGGGGCCCGCCGGCGTCGCCCTCGTCTTCCGTCGTCCCGGCGCTCGAATCGGGGTCGAGGTCCGGCTCCGCGTCGGGGTCGGAGTCGGCGACGGGGGGGCTGACGGCGTCCGAGACGCTCCGCCGTTCGTCCTGCTCGTCGGCCGGGGCGGCGGACCCGTCGTCGAGGACCCCCTCGATGGACCCGTCGGGCACGTCGCCGTCTTCCGACGGGTAGACCGCGTCCGTCTCCGGAGGCGGCCCGCCCCCGTCGTCCTCGGCGTCGGGGTCGTCCGCGGCCGCGTCGCTCGCCGGCGGCGCGCGTTCCTCGGGTTCCCCGGCCGAATCCGACGGCTCCTCGTCCGTCGGACCGGACGCTGATCCCGACTCCGAGTCCTCAGCCATTCACCCGACATATCTCCCCGGCTGTTATAGGCCTTTTTCCATCGCGTCGCGTCGGTCGCGGACGACGGAGAGAAAAGATTGATAGCAGCGAGACGGCTTCGATACTCCATGTCGAGCGCGCTCGATGAGGACACTCGTCGGACACTGGACGCGGGCCGAGAGACGGCCGGCGCGATGCTCCGGTCCGCTCAAAAGGACCTCCAGAAGGTGTTTATCGTCTTCCTCGTCGGGTTCATCGGCTCGTTCTACGCCCTTCGACTGTACGTCTGGGGCTTTCTCGAAGGGATCACCCGGTCGCGGCTGGACGAGGTGGCGTCGGGCGAACTCGAAATCATCGCTCAGACGCCGTTCGACGTGATCCTCCTGCAGGCGAAAATCGGCCTCGTCGCCGGCATCATCCTCTGTCTTCCCGTATTCATCTACTTCTCACGGGACGCGCTCCGGGAGCGGGGGCTGTGGCCGTCGTCGCCGGTCTCGCGGTGGAAACTCGTCCTCGGCGGTCTGCTCGCAGCCGTGCTCTTCGTCGCCGGTCTCGCCTACGGCTACCTCGTTTTCTTCCCCGTGATGTTCGCCTTCCTCGCTAACAACGCCCTCTCGGCGGGGTTCACTCCCACCTACTCGATCGTCCTCTGGGCGCAGTTCATCTTCCTCCTCACCCTCTCCTTTGGCCTCGCGGCGCAACTGCCGCTGGCGATGAGCGGGCTCTCGTACGCCGAAATCGTCCAGTACGAGACGTTCCGCGACCGCTGGCGCTACGCCGTCGTCGGCATGGTCGCCGCCGGCGCCCTCTTTACGCCGCCGGACCCGTTCACGCAGATCATGTGGGCGGTACCGATGATCGTCCTCTACGGGTTCAGCCTCTACCTGACGAGCGTGGTGGTGACGGCCAAGCGCGGGAGCGAGCGGATCGGCGTCGGTGCCGCCGCCGCCGGTCACTGGAACTTCATCCTCGGATTCGGCGTCGTCGGAGGCTTGCTGCTGTACGCCTTCTTCACCCGTGGCGGCGTTCCCCTCGCCAACGACGCGCTGGCGTTCGCGGGGAGCAGTCGCCGCCTCGTGACGCCGGAATCGCGGCTCGGCCTCGCGCTGTGGACCGCCGCCGGCGCCCTCCTCGCGGGTCTCGTCGCGTTCATGTACTACGTCTACGCCGAACTCGACGCCGCGGTCGACACCATCGAGGCCGGCGACCCGACCGAGATCGATCTCGCCGAACTCGACGCCGCCGGGATCCGTGCCGCGCCGCCCGAGGCGTTCGCCGACCTGAGCGAGGACGACGCCGTCTCGATGGCCGGCGACGCGATGGACGCGGACGACACGGAGAAGGCCCGCGCCATCCTCGACCGGTTCGACGAGGCCGAAGCGGCTCGGGAAGCCGAGGGCGGTGCCGACGCCGACACCGACGCCGACGCTCCTCAGTCGACGACCGAGGAGATCGGCGACCGGGCGAGTCGCGCCGGCGGCACCTTCCTCGACGAGTTCACCGACGGCGAGACGGACGAAGACGACATCGGCGGCTACTACACCGACGCCGCCTTCATCCTCGACTCGCTCACGTCGCGGGCGTTCCGCATCGCCGCCGTCTTCGGCATCGTCCTCGCGGGGACGTTCGGCTGGCTCTACACCGGCGGTATCGGCCGCGTCTTCGAGCAGTTCCTCTCCCAACTCCCGAGTCAGGTGACGCCCGACGACATCAACGTCGTCGCCCTCCACCCCATGGAGGCGCTGATCTTCGAGGTGAAGTTCTCGACGCTCGTGGCCGTCTTCGTCACCTTCCCCGTCGTCATGTACTACGCCTGGCCGGCGCTCCGGGAACGGGGCTTCGTCCGCGGGAACCGCAACGTCATCTTCGGGTGGGCCGCCGCCCTCGTCGTCGGCCTCTTCGGCGGCTTCGTCCTCGGCTACACCACCGTCGCCCCGACGGTCATCTCCTACCTCGTCGCCGACGGCGTCCGGGCGAACATGATCATCGCCTACCGCATCACCAACTTCTTCTGGCTCATCTTCTTCACCACCGCCGGCATCGGCTTGCTGGCGGACGTGCCCGTCCTCATGCTCCTGCTCAACACCGCCGGCGTCTCCTACCAGTCGATGCGGGAGCGCTGGCGCGAAGTGACCGTCGGCATCATGGCCTTCGCCGCCGTCGCTACCCCCGCCGACGTGATGACCATGTTCATGGTCACGATTCCGTTGATGGCCGCCTACGGCGTCGGACTCGTCGTGCTGTTCGTGGTGACGCTCGGCGGGCGGCGCGACCTGTCACGGAAGCGGGCGGCCGCCGAGTCCTAATTCTCGACCAGCGTCAAGCGGAGGTCCATCACGTTCGTCCCCGTCGGTCCCGTGAGCACCGCGTCGTCCACCGCCCGGAGCGCCGGCGTGGCGTCGTGGCGACGCAGATGGTCGCGGGCGTCTATCCCCCGCTCCCGCATCCGCGGGACCGTCGTGGCGTCGACGAGGCCGCCCGCGGCGTCGGTCGGCCCGTCGGTGCCGTCGGTGCCGAGGGCGAGCGTCGTCACGGACGCGTCCCCGGCGAGTTCGAGGGCGCTGGTGAGCGCGAACTCCTGGTTCGGGCCGCCCTTCCCGTCCCCACTCCCGTCGCCGACCCGCACCGTCGTCTCGCCGCCCGAGATCAGAACACACGGCGGCTCCGCCGGCCGGCCGTACGCCGCCGCCTCCGCCGCGACGGCGGTCAGACAGGTCGCTACCTCGCGGCTCTCACCCTCGACGGTCGTCGAGAGGATCAGCGGCTCGTAGCCCAGATTCGCGGCCCGCACTTCGGCCGCCTCGGCGGCGTCCGCCGGCCCCGCGAGAACGACGACGTGACCGGCCGTCTCGCGTGGCGTCTCCGACACCTCGCCGTCGCGGCCACGCCGGAGGTGGTCGACGACCGCCCGAGGGACGGCGTCGGTCAGGCCGTGGCGCGCGAGTACGTCGAGCGCGTCGGCGAACGTCGTTCCGTCGCCGACGGTCGGTCCCCACGGCTCGCCGGCCACCTCGTCGACGACGACGAGCGTGACCGCCGACGCCGGGGCGATCCGCTCCGCGAGACGGCCACCCTTGATCGCCGAGCAGTGCTTGCGCACCGCGTTGATCTCGTCGATCCGGCAGCCGGCGTTCAAAAGCGTCGCCGTCGTCGACGCGAGGTCGTCGAGCGTGAGGCCGTCGGCCGGGACGGCGAGCAGTGCCGACGCGCCGCCGGTGATGGGGAGGAAGACGAGGTCGTCGGGACCGGCGGCGTCCGCGACGGCGAGCGCTCGGTCGCCGGCCGACAGACTCGTCCCGTCCGGGACGGGGTGGCCGGCCGCGACGACGTCGACGGCGTTCCCGACGCCGTCGCTCCCGTCCCCTTTTTCGGCGACGACGCCCCGGCGATCCGGTCGCCGAGGACCCCCGCCAGTTCGGCCGTCACCGCCGCTGCTCCCTT from Haloplanus salinus encodes:
- a CDS encoding twin-arginine translocase subunit TatC — encoded protein: MSSALDEDTRRTLDAGRETAGAMLRSAQKDLQKVFIVFLVGFIGSFYALRLYVWGFLEGITRSRLDEVASGELEIIAQTPFDVILLQAKIGLVAGIILCLPVFIYFSRDALRERGLWPSSPVSRWKLVLGGLLAAVLFVAGLAYGYLVFFPVMFAFLANNALSAGFTPTYSIVLWAQFIFLLTLSFGLAAQLPLAMSGLSYAEIVQYETFRDRWRYAVVGMVAAGALFTPPDPFTQIMWAVPMIVLYGFSLYLTSVVVTAKRGSERIGVGAAAAGHWNFILGFGVVGGLLLYAFFTRGGVPLANDALAFAGSSRRLVTPESRLGLALWTAAGALLAGLVAFMYYVYAELDAAVDTIEAGDPTEIDLAELDAAGIRAAPPEAFADLSEDDAVSMAGDAMDADDTEKARAILDRFDEAEAAREAEGGADADTDADAPQSTTEEIGDRASRAGGTFLDEFTDGETDEDDIGGYYTDAAFILDSLTSRAFRIAAVFGIVLAGTFGWLYTGGIGRVFEQFLSQLPSQVTPDDINVVALHPMEALIFEVKFSTLVAVFVTFPVVMYYAWPALRERGFVRGNRNVIFGWAAALVVGLFGGFVLGYTTVAPTVISYLVADGVRANMIIAYRITNFFWLIFFTTAGIGLLADVPVLMLLLNTAGVSYQSMRERWREVTVGIMAFAAVATPADVMTMFMVTIPLMAAYGVGLVVLFVVTLGGRRDLSRKRAAAES
- a CDS encoding glycerate kinase type-2 family protein encodes the protein MSAGDRALAVADAAGPDDLVFLPITGGASALLAVPADGLTLDDLASTTATLLNAGCRIDEINAVRKHCSAIKGGRLAERIAPASAVTLVVVDEVAGEPWGPTVGDGTTFADALDVLARHGLTDAVPRAVVDHLRRGRDGEVSETPRETAGHVVVLAGPADAAEAAEVRAANLGYEPLILSTTVEGESREVATCLTAVAAEAAAYGRPAEPPCVLISGGETTVRVGDGSGDGKGGPNQEFALTSALELAGDASVTTLALGTDGTDGPTDAAGGLVDATTVPRMRERGIDARDHLRRHDATPALRAVDDAVLTGPTGTNVMDLRLTLVEN